The sequence below is a genomic window from Haematobia irritans isolate KBUSLIRL chromosome 3, ASM5000362v1, whole genome shotgun sequence.
tatagaaataaaatttttgcaaaatttgctatagaaataaaatttgaaattttgacaaaattttctatagaaatacaattttgacaacattttctatagaaataaaatttttggtaaaattttctcagaattttggtagattatttttggctcgagtggcaaccgtggtgcggAACCAAAAGTTACAGAaaactcgtaccacttcctgtacCTGTATTCAGCATTATTCATTAGAAGAAACAAGGTACTGGGATccttttctttcaggctctcaccgATCTGTGGGAGTGTAGCTTAAAAAACATACTCGCCTTCATCAAAACCTCTGATTGGATGTTTTAAGCAACGGATAAATGGAAGTTCTTGAGCGAAGAAAAAGTTAAGAAAATTACCTCGAGGAATCATAATGGACCTACAGTGGTCTAAGTGGATATCAAttcgattcaacaatttttgtcatcctctacaacctaacctagcccTCACTCATCAATTTAACtatacttaaatttaaaatggcCCACTGCAGCTAAATGAATTGGCtaatcaaaaaatttccaatttgatGGCTAATGACAAACCAGCCCATACCATTAATGAATAATGGTATATTGCAAAAGCTTTTGGCCTAATCCAAACGATGCAAGGAGGTCTTAATGTTAGCAATGTGAAGATACAAATAGCAGCTAAAGACCGGTACTAGTAAAACACAAATATAGTACCGGTCTTAAATCAATAACATGGAACTGGCCACTTTAGAGTCGACCTGCAAAATAACTTACGTGGTAATTCATCACTATCATCCTTGTCGGTGTAACGTTTGCGAGACACTGGGAATGGCTCATTGGCCTCTTGGATAATGAAACCGTCGATGACATGTGTTAAAACGTTTGGTTTAATCATGGCTTTTGGTAAGTCTTTCTCGACTTTTACGGTGGTTGCTCCCGGTGTGGTTTTCGGAGGAGGACCTACAGATGACTTCGTTGTGGTTAGAGTGGTGGTGCTATTTGTATTATTACTGCTACTGCTACTATTAGTAGTAGTGGTAAAGGTTGAAGAAGTTGTTGTAGATGTAATGCTAGACGCACTACTGGTAGTGGTTGTAGTGGTACTGGTAGTAATCGATGAGGGAGTATTTGTAGATAAAGTTGTAGCACCAGTAGATGCCACTTCAGACAACGATTGATCGTTTGGTGATGTGGAAACAACATTGCCTGCCCGACTGGTGGAATTTTTGTCACCAGTTTCCGTTGAAGATGAACTATTAGGAGTTTTCGATGTGTTCGAGGGAGATGATGTACTACTATCATCACAATTACTCTCATTTGATGGTTGTGTACTAGATTGGACATCATTGGATTGTTTGGCCTCATTTGGTTGAATCGCTTCTTCCGAGGTATCCATAGGTTTTTGTCCAGCAGTATCACCACTTGTTTGCGAGGTGTCATGTACCATGCCACCCATTGATAGATTATTGGTAAATGGTATCGTTGGAGAGATTTGTGCTTGTGCTACCTGTGAATTTCCCATGCTGTCAGTATCTTGACCCCCCATTGCCAAAGTTTGCAGTGTACCAGTGGGGGTAGCATTATCATTTGCTCGACTAATGTCATTCGACTTTGTGGGAGTTTCTTTTGAACCATTATCTGCAATGGTCAATACAGGTGTGGACGGGGCGGATAAAATATGGACATTGGTTTGACAACCTCCTGCAGTTGATGCCGTTGTACTAGGGGTACTGGGGGCACTTGAAACACTTTTCGATTGATCTCCGGCGTTCTTGGAGGGAGTGGTAGGCAGGGATGAAACACTTGCGACACTGGTATTACCCATGGGGGAGGACAAGGGAGCTGTGGTTAAGGGTGAAGCCAAATTGCCACCAGCAGCGGCATTCATCATGGAAGCCATGGCTAATATGGGATTTTGAGCGGGTGATGATGGTGGTGGCATAACTGTTTGCTGTTGGGCTTGTTGagcctgctgctgctgttgttgttgttgctggacAGCCAccagctgttgttgttgctgctgcaattgttgttgttgctgctgctgttgttgttgttgcgatGCAGCTATTGTTGCCGCTATTAATTGCTGTTGCTGCAATTGCGTTTGACTTAAACCCACCGTACTGGTCACCAAGGGTCCCGATTGATTGGAAATTGTAACAACAGACGTGGTCGGCAGTGAATTAGAAGTCTTAGTTTGATACGTCACATGTTGGAGAGCTCCCGCCGAGGTGGCTATAGAGGCCGGTGTTGATGAGGATACCGAAAATGGTACAGCAGAGATTTGTTGCTGtaactgctgctgctgttgttgttgagcTTGAGCCTGTTGCTGCTGTTGCGGCGACTGAGCTACCACAATttgatgaatgatattttgcccttgtgcttgttgttgttgttgctgttgctgctgttgctgctgctgtgaGTCTCTTTGCTGCTGTTGATGTTGCTGTTgcaattgctgttgttgttgcatgagttgattttgcaattgttgctgttgttgtgttGTTATGAAAGCTTGCGGACCCACTTGCAATTGTATTTGTGCCTGCTGCTGGGCTTGACCCacctgttgttgctgttgctgctgttgcACTGCGGCAGCTTGTTgcaattgctgttgttgttgctgttgcactGCTGCCgcctgttgctgttgttgttgcaattGTATTTGGGCAATTTGCTGCTGCAACAATTGTTGTTGCAACAAaacttgctgttgttgttgctgttgcttttGTATTTGTTGCAATTGCAAttgctgctgttgctgttgttgctgctgttgtttgTCTACGGCCTGTTGTAGAGTCTGGCCATTTTGTAGGGTGATTGGTGTGCCAGCACTCATCACCACCATTCTGAAAGGAAAAGAAAAGATTTGGGCTTAAAATGCACAATCGCAATGGAAATTTCCTATACTTACTGCTTGCCTCCCGAGGTGACAACCTGATGCATTGTCGGTTGTCCTTGCTGTTGCTGCTGTGCAGCCACTGCCGCTGTCATCTGTTGTTGCAGACCTGCAACTGTTGCCGCTTGAGTTTTAACCACCTGCTGTTGCTGAACTTGTTGCACGCTATTTGGTTCTGTCTTCATTTGCGGCAGAGCAGGTCTCACCGCCTGTTGCTTGGTACGCATTTTCTGTTTAAGCAGACTCTGATTCTGGGCTGTTTGTGTAGAGACGGAGGAAGCTGGTCGAATTTGTGCCCCTGCGGTTTGGGGCATAATTTGAGTGGTTCCACGTTGGTTGGCAGCTGCCACAACAGCAGCCGCTGCTTGTTGTTGCAGGTGAGCTGCTACCGCTGCctgctgttgttgctgttgaacTGCTGCAGCATTAGCAGCTTGTTGCTGTTGATTGACTTGCAATTGGGCATTAGCCGCTGTGGCCACTTGTTGGGCATGTGTTTGGCCAGCAGCTTGTTGTTGCTTGGCAGCGGCTTGCAACTGATCGAGTTGCGTTCGTTTTGTTGGTGTTTGGGTGCACTGAAGGGTTATTTCTATGGCCAAAGAGGAGTAAgagaaaaattagtttttgtttGTGGGGAAAAGAAAACATCCAATACTTACGATTCTGTTGCTGGGTTTGCAACGTTGGACCCGTTGGTTGCTGTTGTATAAACACACCCTGTGTTCCATCCGGCTGGGTACCCCGAATTATTATCTGATTCTGGGCCAATTGCTGCAAACCATAGAAAGGCACCCAAGG
It includes:
- the LOC142228222 gene encoding polyhomeotic-proximal chromatin protein-like, which gives rise to MDRHALKVYSRRTTATRESENTTTTSNTTYLPTQPLKDNSNIRIIKVNAEQAHLVEQKQQQQQQHHHQTSSSPSSNNNGNHLTNSKVGTSTPSTPKSANGGNERPLKCLETLAQKAGITFDEKYDFATPTSSSAATSTPSTSTHQQYQQINQHQIQLANLRSASSSTATVTTTSSSQATQPKTSISIVGVNGQKSFKLEKSQSPAQQVAPGTVPLQISPEQLQQLQQFHQLQHGSPFAAIQVKQEFPTQQHTLSAAGGGTAELKHTGMLDAATQGQLQQMQMQLAAAAAADANGGAGQNSPANQQNTNNGLQQQHSTTISTMSPMQLATTAGQVTAANDWTQGRTVQFMQPSTGFLYPHMVLPGNLIQSGLGQQPIQVITAGKPFQGGAPQMIATTQNAKQMSIGSNAGFPSGTTYAIPSSQSQQTLLFSPVNVISQSPQQQQQNILQAMSQAAANAQQQQQQQQQQQQQQQQQKNTVDGQKGLQQKVVQKVTTTTNTVQSATAPNVAQQQQAQQQCVQVNAQATGMAGGATQIISPLQQATGAPQPLQINAPWVPFYGLQQLAQNQIIIRGTQPDGTQGVFIQQQPTGPTLQTQQQNQITLQCTQTPTKRTQLDQLQAAAKQQQAAGQTHAQQVATAANAQLQVNQQQQAANAAAVQQQQQQAAVAAHLQQQAAAAVVAAANQRGTTQIMPQTAGAQIRPASSVSTQTAQNQSLLKQKMRTKQQAVRPALPQMKTEPNSVQQVQQQQVVKTQAATVAGLQQQMTAAVAAQQQQQGQPTMHQVVTSGGKQMVVMSAGTPITLQNGQTLQQAVDKQQQQQQQQQQLQLQQIQKQQQQQQQVLLQQQLLQQQIAQIQLQQQQQQAAAVQQQQQQQLQQAAAVQQQQQQQQVGQAQQQAQIQLQVGPQAFITTQQQQQLQNQLMQQQQQLQQQHQQQQRDSQQQQQQQQQQQQQAQGQNIIHQIVVAQSPQQQQQAQAQQQQQQQLQQQISAVPFSVSSSTPASIATSAGALQHVTYQTKTSNSLPTTSVVTISNQSGPLVTSTVGLSQTQLQQQQLIAATIAASQQQQQQQQQQQLQQQQQQLVAVQQQQQQQQQAQQAQQQTVMPPPSSPAQNPILAMASMMNAAAGGNLASPLTTAPLSSPMGNTSVASVSSLPTTPSKNAGDQSKSVSSAPSTPSTTASTAGGCQTNVHILSAPSTPVLTIADNGSKETPTKSNDISRANDNATPTGTLQTLAMGGQDTDSMGNSQVAQAQISPTIPFTNNLSMGGMVHDTSQTSGDTAGQKPMDTSEEAIQPNEAKQSNDVQSSTQPSNESNCDDSSTSSPSNTSKTPNSSSSTETGDKNSTSRAGNVVSTSPNDQSLSEVASTGATTLSTNTPSSITTSTTTTTTSSASSITSTTTSSTFTTTTNSSSSSNNTNSTTTLTTTKSSVGPPPKTTPGATTVKVEKDLPKAMIKPNVLTHVIDGFIIQEANEPFPVSRKRYTDKDDSDELPQKKQAMDDTTNSNGNNNTNSLSTSPLPPDMVACEQCGKAEHKTKLKKKRYCSPACARQAKASIGGVHEQHQQQNQNLQQHSDNTASNGTTGGATLSLNNNDASAAAAASVNNLNNSMSMDINQTLVTAATAPMLPVNIGGMVDGAPLVAAMPMVAAPTLGSAAAASSIHQLSMSGTPAAIINDIGNQQQQQQQQQPVTAHIAAIPTATATMNAIAVTPAIDQQPRMANWTVADVCEFIKNLPGCTDYVDDFEQQEIDGQALLLLKENHLVNAMGMKLGPALKIVAKVESMKEVSAAALNAANNASNSMDMQ